One part of the Flavobacterium johnsoniae UW101 genome encodes these proteins:
- a CDS encoding NAD(P)H-dependent glycerol-3-phosphate dehydrogenase, with product MSEKLKFAVIGGGSWATAIAKMLCVNLSEIAWYMRNESAIEHLQKYKHNPNYLSSVEFDTNKLKLTSNINEAIEYADYIIFAIPSAFLDAELKNMTVSLADKIIFSAIKGIVPETSLIVGEHFHIQYDIPYYNIGVITGPCHAEEVALERLSYLTIACGDPEKASIVAKSLSGNYIKAKISDDIIGTEYAAMLKNIYSIAAGIAHGLGYGDNFQSVLMSNAIREMKKFIRKVHKMKRNINDSAYLGDLLVTGYSVFSRNRMFGNMIGKGYTVKSAMMEMSMVAEGYYATKSAYKLNQGYGAKTPIIDAVYAVLYEGKDAKSVFRKLTESLD from the coding sequence ATGAGCGAAAAGTTAAAATTTGCAGTAATTGGAGGAGGAAGCTGGGCTACGGCAATTGCAAAAATGTTATGCGTTAATCTTTCTGAAATTGCGTGGTACATGCGTAATGAATCTGCAATTGAACATCTTCAAAAATACAAACACAATCCAAACTATTTAAGTTCTGTTGAGTTTGACACCAATAAACTTAAACTGACCAGCAATATAAACGAAGCAATTGAATATGCAGATTACATTATTTTTGCGATTCCATCTGCTTTCCTTGATGCTGAATTAAAAAACATGACGGTTTCATTAGCTGATAAAATTATTTTTTCGGCTATTAAAGGTATTGTTCCTGAAACGAGTTTAATTGTTGGCGAGCATTTTCATATTCAATACGATATTCCGTATTACAACATTGGTGTTATTACTGGTCCATGCCACGCCGAAGAAGTTGCTCTTGAACGACTTTCGTATTTAACCATTGCCTGCGGTGATCCAGAAAAAGCTTCTATAGTAGCAAAATCACTTTCCGGAAATTACATTAAAGCCAAAATCTCTGATGATATTATTGGTACCGAATACGCTGCAATGCTGAAAAACATTTATTCAATCGCAGCCGGAATTGCACATGGATTAGGTTATGGAGATAATTTCCAGTCGGTTTTAATGAGTAATGCCATTCGCGAAATGAAGAAATTCATTCGTAAAGTTCATAAAATGAAACGTAACATTAATGATTCGGCTTATTTGGGTGATTTATTAGTTACAGGATATTCGGTTTTTTCAAGAAACAGAATGTTTGGAAATATGATTGGAAAAGGATACACTGTAAAAAGTGCCATGATGGAAATGAGTATGGTTGCCGAAGGGTATTACGCTACAAAAAGTGCTTATAAACTAAATCAGGGATACGGAGCAAAAACTCCAATTATTGACGCCGTTTATGCCGTTTTATATGAAGGAAAAGATGCAAAATCTGTATTTAGAAAATTGACTGAATCTTTAGATTAG
- a CDS encoding DUF4876 domain-containing protein: protein MKKTLSIFIILFGLIIQSCSNDNNESEALKPVDFSVSLKYDAAFNSQAVKKGSVTIVNTETANKYTVESDENGVALFKQILPGSYSITATKVIQSAEFTETFGYTPTETEINFNGAESNVIVNAASITANVEMKTSKVGDFVIKQIYYGGSDTKKGAVFRDQFIEIYNNSNTVQYADGLYMAQLTGSTATTVTPYSLANGQFDWSKSDGMTIGNTANTDFVYAINIIKIPGNGTQYPVQPGASIVIAQNAINHKANYVDNNGKAVSIVSPELTVDLSKADFESFLGTYSGDLYQYDIQNPAVPDVDIAYWGNSNNDMILDANGRQAYVIFKMENAAFTALKTYKNPKGDKNLFLQIPNSVIIDGVDTTKDLGSNLIPKKLQPQIDGGNTYLPSGAYSSKSVMRKTKTTIAGRIVLQDTNNSTNDFVEVTANPRGFN, encoded by the coding sequence ATGAAAAAAACGCTCTCTATTTTTATAATACTCTTTGGATTAATTATCCAGTCTTGCAGCAATGACAATAACGAAAGTGAAGCATTAAAACCTGTAGATTTTAGCGTTTCGCTTAAATACGATGCGGCTTTTAACAGTCAGGCAGTTAAAAAAGGAAGTGTTACTATTGTGAATACAGAAACTGCTAATAAATATACAGTTGAATCTGACGAAAATGGTGTTGCCCTTTTTAAACAAATTTTACCGGGATCGTATTCTATTACAGCTACAAAAGTAATACAGTCTGCTGAATTTACTGAGACTTTTGGATATACACCAACAGAAACCGAAATTAATTTTAATGGAGCAGAAAGCAACGTTATTGTAAATGCTGCTTCTATTACTGCAAACGTAGAAATGAAAACTTCTAAAGTAGGTGATTTTGTTATTAAACAAATCTACTACGGCGGTTCTGACACTAAAAAAGGGGCAGTATTTAGAGATCAGTTTATCGAAATTTACAATAACTCAAATACAGTTCAGTATGCTGATGGCTTATACATGGCACAACTTACGGGATCTACTGCAACAACAGTAACTCCATACTCTTTAGCAAACGGTCAGTTTGACTGGAGCAAATCAGATGGAATGACTATAGGAAATACTGCAAATACAGATTTTGTTTACGCAATTAATATCATCAAAATACCAGGAAACGGCACACAATATCCTGTGCAGCCGGGAGCGAGTATTGTTATCGCTCAAAACGCAATTAATCATAAAGCCAATTATGTTGATAATAATGGTAAAGCAGTTAGTATTGTAAGCCCTGAACTGACTGTAGATTTAAGCAAAGCAGATTTCGAATCATTCTTAGGAACTTATTCAGGCGATCTTTATCAATACGACATTCAAAATCCTGCTGTTCCAGATGTGGATATTGCATATTGGGGAAATAGTAATAATGATATGATCTTAGATGCAAACGGAAGACAGGCATATGTTATTTTTAAAATGGAGAATGCTGCATTTACTGCTTTAAAAACATACAAAAACCCTAAAGGAGATAAAAACTTATTTCTTCAAATTCCTAATTCAGTTATTATTGATGGTGTTGATACTACAAAAGATTTAGGATCTAATTTAATTCCTAAAAAACTGCAGCCACAAATTGATGGAGGAAATACTTATCTGCCTTCTGGAGCGTATTCTTCAAAATCAGTAATGAGAAAAACTAAAACTACAATTGCCGGAAGAATTGTTCTTCAGGACACTAATAACTCTACAAACGATTTTGTGGAAGTAACTGCAAATCCTAGAGGATTCAACTAA
- a CDS encoding TonB-dependent receptor, with product MSKETSTSLSGVFVRDTKTENWTISDKDGNFTITLPYFQDIELNFSILGKKEINQSLKDGQNSITVYLEDNTLHLKEVMVTANKERKYSELTLGTNAINNVQAFSLDDVLQQLPGQKTADFTLNEYKNIVFRTASDGNSSKGSKAFGTSFVINDIPISNNENMQALSPNTPTLAGNDYGIRNKVFNNPNVGVDLREIPTNTIEEIKVIQGIPSAKYGDLTSGLVLITTKVGNSPYRVSASIRDATSELNLTKGIKLDSRNSMNFGINYLDSKADPRDNLLNYQRISGSFAWKTTDKLSKIKNTLNLSVRSNLDDAKHDPDNITADVVKNEKQGFSISNNLMWKPSNIWLDGININSGFSYDRQFSRKERWINRSLTAATDSKEEGIHEAFVIPSQYTSMSTVEGIPISTFVNLETTKTLTTTTNWVHSISFGLSGRSSSNKGEGRKSSATGLINFYVLAEGGDSKLGYRDYDFNRTRTETQFSGYLEDRVYKKFEKDKILNIDYGIRYENQSGNVSLQPRINSSYSLNKTFRVRGGFGLSSKAPSLNQLYTGERYLDRLLGSGIYSYPGVYQKAWILTVVSPGDNLNLKPSKSLKTEGGIDIDLPFANINLTGYYNKLTNGFTGQQVPVSKEIPQANVITNGTEIPTYEIVGTAKLYYLTNSIQNNTNSEDMGIETIINFRKIKALNLDVSMNASYVKTNDNSKSINYYASTNLLSAEKYGVFPSMPTTNENFTASFNFSYHIPKAGLLLSLRSEHTILRTSYIPTSEFPNGYLDATLTYHEIPQEERSDLQKYGHIIRTIKGTQTKLEDVLHNFHLRISKDFLNGFSVSFYSTNFLNLKPYYDKDNLRTMYDIANFSFGTRLNYQF from the coding sequence TTGTCGAAAGAAACATCTACATCTTTATCTGGTGTTTTTGTTCGTGATACCAAAACAGAAAACTGGACGATTTCTGATAAAGATGGAAATTTCACTATTACACTTCCTTACTTTCAGGACATTGAGTTAAATTTTTCGATACTTGGAAAAAAAGAAATTAATCAATCACTAAAAGACGGGCAGAACTCTATTACTGTTTATTTAGAAGATAATACGCTTCATCTTAAGGAAGTAATGGTTACGGCCAATAAAGAGCGTAAATATTCTGAATTAACCTTAGGAACAAATGCCATAAATAACGTTCAGGCTTTTTCTCTAGATGATGTTTTACAACAGCTTCCGGGGCAAAAAACCGCAGATTTTACTTTGAATGAATATAAAAATATTGTTTTTCGTACGGCATCTGATGGTAATTCTTCAAAAGGCAGCAAAGCGTTTGGAACTTCATTTGTAATAAATGATATTCCAATTTCGAACAATGAAAATATGCAGGCACTTAGTCCAAATACACCTACTTTGGCCGGCAATGATTATGGCATTCGTAATAAAGTTTTTAATAACCCAAATGTCGGGGTTGATCTTAGGGAAATTCCAACTAATACTATTGAGGAGATAAAAGTCATTCAGGGAATTCCTTCTGCAAAATATGGAGATTTGACTTCAGGACTTGTTTTGATAACGACTAAAGTTGGAAACAGTCCGTACAGAGTTTCTGCTTCTATTAGAGATGCTACAAGTGAATTGAATTTAACCAAAGGCATTAAATTGGATTCAAGAAACTCCATGAATTTTGGAATTAACTATTTAGATTCTAAAGCAGACCCTAGAGACAATTTATTGAATTATCAGCGCATCAGCGGAAGTTTTGCCTGGAAAACTACAGATAAACTTTCTAAAATAAAAAATACCCTGAATTTATCCGTTAGATCAAACCTAGATGATGCAAAACATGATCCGGATAATATTACGGCAGATGTTGTAAAAAATGAAAAGCAGGGTTTTTCGATTTCTAACAACTTAATGTGGAAACCTTCAAACATTTGGCTGGATGGTATAAACATAAACAGCGGTTTCTCTTATGACAGGCAGTTTTCCAGAAAAGAAAGATGGATAAATCGATCTTTAACCGCTGCAACTGATTCTAAAGAAGAAGGAATTCATGAAGCTTTCGTTATTCCGTCTCAATATACCAGTATGAGCACAGTCGAAGGTATTCCAATTTCTACTTTTGTGAATCTTGAAACCACTAAAACCCTTACTACTACAACCAATTGGGTACACAGTATTTCATTTGGACTATCAGGAAGATCAAGTTCAAACAAAGGAGAAGGCAGAAAAAGCAGCGCAACGGGTTTAATAAATTTTTATGTTCTTGCTGAAGGAGGCGACAGCAAGCTGGGCTATAGAGACTATGATTTTAACAGAACCCGAACTGAAACTCAGTTTTCTGGTTATCTGGAGGACAGAGTATATAAAAAATTTGAAAAAGATAAAATCCTGAATATTGATTACGGAATTAGATATGAAAATCAGTCTGGTAACGTATCCCTACAACCGCGTATTAATTCCTCTTATTCTCTAAACAAAACTTTTAGAGTCCGCGGCGGGTTTGGATTATCGTCTAAAGCTCCTTCGCTTAATCAATTATATACTGGAGAACGCTACTTAGACCGATTATTGGGCAGCGGAATTTACAGCTATCCCGGTGTTTATCAAAAAGCATGGATTTTAACTGTAGTCAGCCCTGGTGATAACCTCAATTTAAAACCTTCTAAGTCATTGAAAACGGAAGGCGGAATCGATATTGATCTTCCATTTGCCAATATAAATCTAACGGGATATTATAACAAACTGACGAATGGTTTTACAGGCCAGCAGGTTCCTGTTTCGAAAGAAATCCCACAAGCAAATGTAATTACAAACGGAACAGAAATTCCAACGTATGAGATTGTTGGCACAGCAAAACTGTATTACCTAACCAACAGCATTCAAAACAATACAAATTCTGAAGATATGGGTATTGAAACGATAATAAATTTCCGCAAGATCAAAGCATTAAATCTGGATGTCAGCATGAATGCCTCTTATGTAAAGACTAATGATAATAGTAAGTCTATTAATTATTATGCTTCTACAAATTTGTTATCTGCAGAAAAATACGGCGTATTTCCTTCAATGCCAACAACAAACGAAAACTTTACAGCAAGTTTCAATTTTAGTTATCATATTCCCAAAGCAGGTTTATTGCTGTCCTTGAGAAGCGAGCATACTATATTACGTACTTCCTACATTCCTACGAGTGAGTTTCCAAATGGTTATTTAGATGCGACATTGACTTACCACGAAATTCCGCAGGAAGAACGTAGTGATTTACAAAAATACGGTCACATTATTCGAACTATAAAAGGTACTCAAACCAAGCTTGAGGATGTGCTGCACAATTTTCATCTGCGCATTTCTAAAGATTTCTTAAACGGATTTAGTGTTTCCTTTTATTCTACCAATTTTTTAAATCTAAAACCTTATTACGACAAAGACAATTTAAGAACCATGTATGACATTGCAAACTTTTCGTTTGGAACACGACTTAATTATCAATTTTAA
- a CDS encoding toxin-antitoxin system YwqK family antitoxin, with amino-acid sequence MEPLYFDANWKTTTKENASFYRIQPSKKLGNLILVEDFYINKTPQFQGYSFQDNEDNYVGDVLWLDENGFDSSFYQFYNFSAVSNLTYYYPSGQKLKTIQYKNGRKDGETILYHEDGSVLMKGKYDGGKPASGDFEEVLNWEDYRLNKADNAADREEPIRMTEGMIIRDETDKTKSRKIIKKKIFWTASKQLAQEIWYDIANGNTEPFKQINYDKSGKILQTINENDFEKYGREISNGVVYNYYFQNKFAVALKSKTNYKNGQKNGEEIQYFPNGKVLKIVKYSDGEEQGDQVEYNSDGSIKAKRIYKNGQPFEGNFDERFASDLFINQNYNNGLIEGEAIVKDESGNIVAKGIYKDGKPFNGTFVVKTENEQNELISVSGYKKNGIQKIFNYYLDDPVRTYTVVNDIKNGETVFYDNREITGKLEYKNDLPYEGTLVEAQKSTIYKKGAVTEEIYYRSEYDKKGENNILKTIYFENGKRTKIVNQSFLITSDRQDSYVGIYKNDKPYSGYFAADFNEFNYVDYYENGVIKYQYSNNYLENLEKYQYPNYDIKSTYKDGKIVDGPEYIKLERQFITKYWKNGIPQSFDFDIFAMHYFNRYHFELKNNAIEFEEFNKKVKGKIVLEKVNNKTIGKFSVNDKVLLTSSALEVNETAPSETGSVLYYETNNKIEAKLFKTIKGNDEQRRDSEIFSTVFTSYLDHNKSIQENFNSIAAKISSEKDVELLFGNELKGSMIGGLRINEAKKPEIGTLILKNKNNLYDLKLFLDEKILEEKKNIDFKNIKTEVENLNKTLEKKMNEDFK; translated from the coding sequence ATGGAACCACTTTATTTCGATGCCAATTGGAAAACTACTACTAAAGAAAATGCTTCTTTTTACAGAATTCAGCCTTCAAAGAAATTAGGAAATCTAATTTTAGTCGAAGATTTCTACATCAATAAAACACCGCAGTTTCAGGGATATTCTTTTCAGGATAATGAAGATAATTATGTGGGTGATGTACTTTGGCTTGATGAAAATGGCTTTGATTCTTCTTTTTATCAATTTTATAACTTTTCTGCGGTTTCAAATTTGACGTATTATTATCCAAGCGGGCAAAAGTTAAAAACCATTCAGTATAAAAATGGAAGAAAAGATGGTGAAACTATTCTTTATCACGAAGACGGCAGTGTGTTGATGAAAGGAAAATACGACGGAGGAAAACCTGCAAGCGGCGATTTTGAAGAAGTTTTAAATTGGGAAGATTACCGATTGAACAAAGCCGATAATGCAGCCGATAGGGAAGAACCAATTCGAATGACCGAGGGGATGATTATTCGTGATGAAACGGACAAGACTAAAAGCAGAAAGATTATTAAGAAAAAGATATTCTGGACAGCTTCAAAACAGCTGGCGCAAGAAATATGGTACGATATTGCAAATGGTAATACAGAACCGTTTAAGCAGATAAATTACGATAAGTCGGGAAAAATTCTGCAGACTATTAATGAAAATGATTTTGAAAAGTACGGACGTGAAATTTCAAACGGAGTTGTTTACAATTATTACTTTCAAAACAAATTTGCTGTCGCTTTAAAATCTAAAACGAATTATAAAAACGGACAGAAAAACGGAGAGGAAATTCAATATTTTCCAAATGGAAAAGTTTTAAAAATTGTAAAATATTCTGATGGAGAAGAACAAGGCGATCAGGTTGAATACAACTCAGACGGAAGCATAAAAGCTAAACGAATTTATAAAAACGGACAGCCTTTTGAAGGTAATTTTGATGAAAGATTTGCGAGCGATTTATTTATCAATCAAAATTATAATAATGGATTGATAGAAGGAGAAGCAATTGTGAAAGATGAATCTGGAAATATTGTTGCAAAAGGAATTTACAAAGATGGAAAACCATTCAATGGAACTTTTGTCGTTAAAACTGAAAATGAACAAAACGAATTAATCAGCGTTTCTGGATACAAGAAAAATGGAATTCAGAAAATCTTTAATTATTATCTCGACGATCCGGTTAGAACTTACACTGTGGTAAACGATATTAAAAACGGAGAAACTGTTTTTTACGATAATCGCGAAATAACAGGAAAGCTGGAATATAAAAATGATCTGCCGTATGAAGGAACTTTAGTCGAGGCTCAAAAAAGCACAATTTATAAAAAAGGAGCAGTAACTGAAGAGATTTATTATAGAAGTGAATACGATAAAAAAGGGGAAAACAATATTCTAAAAACCATCTATTTTGAAAATGGAAAAAGAACGAAAATTGTTAACCAGTCTTTTTTGATTACTTCGGACAGACAGGATTCTTATGTTGGAATTTATAAAAATGACAAACCCTATTCGGGTTATTTTGCTGCAGATTTTAATGAATTTAACTATGTTGATTATTATGAAAACGGAGTTATCAAATACCAATATTCTAACAATTATTTAGAAAATCTCGAAAAGTATCAATACCCAAATTATGATATAAAATCGACTTATAAAGATGGAAAAATAGTTGACGGTCCGGAATACATAAAACTGGAGCGCCAGTTTATTACAAAGTACTGGAAAAACGGTATTCCGCAGAGTTTTGACTTCGATATTTTTGCCATGCATTATTTTAACCGATATCATTTTGAGTTAAAAAATAATGCTATTGAATTCGAAGAATTCAATAAAAAAGTAAAAGGAAAAATTGTTCTGGAAAAAGTAAATAATAAAACGATTGGCAAGTTTAGTGTTAATGATAAAGTACTTCTTACCAGTTCAGCATTAGAAGTTAATGAAACAGCTCCATCAGAAACCGGAAGTGTTTTATATTATGAAACTAACAATAAAATCGAGGCAAAACTATTCAAAACAATAAAAGGAAATGATGAGCAGAGAAGAGATTCTGAAATTTTCAGTACAGTTTTTACTTCTTATCTGGATCATAATAAATCTATTCAGGAAAATTTCAATTCAATTGCTGCAAAAATTTCTTCCGAAAAAGATGTTGAACTATTATTTGGAAACGAACTAAAAGGCAGCATGATTGGTGGTTTGAGAATTAACGAAGCAAAAAAGCCGGAAATTGGAACCCTGATACTGAAAAACAAAAACAATTTGTATGATTTGAAATTGTTTTTGGATGAAAAGATTTTGGAAGAAAAAAAGAATATCGATTTTAAAAATATCAAAACAGAAGTTGAAAATCTGAATAAAACCTTGGAAAAGAAGATGAATGAAGATTTTAAATAA